From one Pseudomonas fluorescens genomic stretch:
- a CDS encoding patatin-like phospholipase family protein: protein MHRLLLSLLLMFVCFPLLAAEAPRPKVGLVLSGGAARGLAHIGVLKALEEQGIKVDAIAGTSMGAVIGGLYASGYKIDELEKLALNIDWQQALSDAPPRKDVPFRRKQDDRDFLVKQKLSFRDDGSLGLPLGVIQGQNLALLLESMLAHTSDTRDFDKLPIPFRAVATDIASGEKVVFRRGHLPQVIRASMSIPAVFAPVELDGRLLVDGGMVDNIPLDVAREMGVDVAIVVDIGTPLRNRKQLATVVDVLNQSITLMTRRNSEEQLAALHRDDILIQPPLSSFGVTDFGRAQEMIDAGYRAARALDARLAVLKRPQATDGELLAARSPNQRTPVITSIRIENDSKVSDDVIRYYIRQPIGEPLELGRLQTDMGTLYGLDYFDRVQYRVVHKGDDNTLVINARGRRGGTDYLRLGLNLSDDMRGDSAFNIGASYRVNGINTLGAEWLTRAQIGDQQELYSEFYQPLDAGSRYFIAPYIDLGSQNIEATLDDDPIAEYRLERYGFGLNLGRQIGNSGEVRFGVGQAWGKADVRIGDQDLPSFSFNEGFYELKYSFDTLDNVYFPHSGEDINLTLRQYEESLGSDQRYRQWDLKLDKAMSSGPNTWVVGGRYGRTLDDAEVVTSSFVLGGARQLSGFRQDSVSGQNVSLMRVVYYRRLTPRAYLPLDFPLYLGGSLERGRAWNNDNEFDSGYINAASIFVGFETPLGPLNFSYGANSENQKAMYLNLGHTF, encoded by the coding sequence ATGCACCGCCTGCTGTTATCCCTGCTGCTGATGTTCGTTTGCTTCCCGCTGCTGGCAGCCGAAGCGCCCCGACCGAAAGTCGGCCTGGTGCTCTCCGGCGGTGCTGCCCGTGGCCTGGCCCATATCGGCGTACTCAAGGCCCTGGAGGAACAGGGCATCAAGGTCGATGCCATTGCCGGCACCAGCATGGGCGCGGTAATCGGCGGCCTGTACGCTTCCGGCTACAAGATCGACGAGCTGGAGAAACTCGCCCTGAACATCGACTGGCAGCAGGCGCTGTCCGATGCCCCGCCGCGCAAGGACGTGCCGTTCCGGCGCAAACAGGACGACCGCGACTTTCTCGTCAAACAGAAGCTCAGCTTTCGTGACGACGGCAGCCTGGGCTTGCCGCTGGGGGTGATCCAGGGCCAGAACCTGGCGCTGCTGCTGGAAAGCATGCTCGCCCACACCAGCGACACTCGCGACTTCGACAAGCTGCCGATCCCCTTCCGCGCCGTGGCCACCGACATCGCCAGCGGCGAAAAAGTGGTGTTCCGCCGTGGCCACCTGCCCCAGGTGATTCGCGCCAGCATGTCGATCCCGGCGGTGTTCGCCCCGGTCGAGCTCGATGGCCGGCTGCTGGTCGATGGCGGCATGGTCGACAACATCCCTCTGGATGTCGCGCGGGAAATGGGCGTGGACGTGGCCATCGTCGTCGATATCGGCACCCCGCTGCGCAACCGCAAGCAATTGGCGACCGTGGTCGATGTGCTCAACCAGTCAATCACCCTGATGACCCGACGCAACTCCGAAGAGCAACTGGCCGCCCTGCACCGCGACGACATCCTCATCCAGCCACCGCTGTCGAGCTTTGGCGTCACCGACTTCGGTCGCGCCCAGGAAATGATCGACGCCGGCTACCGCGCCGCCCGCGCCCTGGACGCTCGCCTGGCGGTGCTCAAGCGCCCGCAGGCTACCGATGGAGAGCTGCTGGCCGCACGCTCTCCCAATCAGCGCACCCCGGTAATCACCTCGATCCGCATCGAGAACGACTCGAAAGTCAGCGACGACGTGATCCGTTACTACATTCGCCAACCGATCGGCGAGCCGCTGGAACTGGGCCGCCTGCAGACCGACATGGGCACGCTGTACGGCCTCGATTACTTCGACCGGGTGCAGTACCGCGTGGTCCACAAGGGTGACGACAACACCCTGGTGATCAACGCCCGTGGCCGTCGTGGCGGCACCGACTACCTGCGCCTGGGCCTGAACCTGTCGGACGACATGCGCGGCGACAGCGCCTTCAACATCGGCGCCAGCTACCGGGTCAACGGTATCAACACCCTCGGCGCCGAATGGCTGACCCGCGCGCAGATCGGCGACCAGCAGGAGCTGTACAGCGAGTTCTACCAACCGCTGGATGCCGGCTCGCGCTACTTCATCGCGCCGTACATTGACCTGGGCTCGCAAAACATCGAAGCCACTCTGGACGACGACCCGATTGCCGAGTACCGCCTGGAACGCTACGGCTTCGGCCTCAATCTGGGCCGGCAGATCGGCAACAGCGGCGAAGTGCGTTTCGGCGTAGGTCAGGCCTGGGGCAAGGCTGACGTGCGTATCGGTGATCAGGACTTGCCAAGCTTCAGCTTCAACGAAGGCTTCTACGAGCTCAAGTACTCGTTCGACACCCTCGACAACGTCTACTTCCCCCATAGCGGCGAGGACATCAACCTGACCCTGCGCCAGTACGAAGAAAGCCTGGGTTCGGACCAACGCTACCGGCAATGGGATCTCAAACTGGACAAGGCCATGAGCAGCGGGCCCAACACCTGGGTGGTGGGCGGTCGTTACGGCAGGACCCTGGATGATGCCGAGGTGGTCACCTCAAGCTTCGTGCTCGGCGGTGCCCGGCAACTGTCGGGCTTTCGCCAGGATTCGGTGTCCGGGCAGAACGTCAGCCTGATGCGCGTGGTCTACTACCGCCGCCTGACCCCGCGTGCCTACCTGCCGCTGGACTTCCCGCTGTACCTGGGCGGTTCGCTGGAACGCGGTCGGGCCTGGAACAACGACAACGAGTTCGACAGTGGCTACATCAATGCAGCCAGCATCTTCGTCGGTTTCGAGACGCCCCTTGGGCCGCTGAACTTCAGCTACGGGGCCAACAGCGAGAATCAGAAGGCGATGTACCTGAACCTGGGCCACACCTTCTGA
- a CDS encoding MarR family transcriptional regulator, with product MPLTDQHKFGMQLAHMSRGWRAELDRRLAGLNLSQARWLVLLHLARFDEAPTQRELAQSVGVEGPTLARLLDSLETQGLVRRQAVLEDRRAKKILLCPPAKPLIDQIETIANALRAELFVGVDEEELRICMRVHARILANLEKS from the coding sequence ATGCCGTTGACCGACCAACATAAATTCGGGATGCAGCTGGCACACATGTCCCGCGGCTGGCGCGCCGAACTCGATCGCCGCCTGGCCGGGTTGAATCTGTCCCAGGCCCGCTGGCTGGTGTTGCTGCACCTGGCCCGTTTCGACGAGGCGCCAACCCAGCGTGAGCTGGCCCAGAGCGTCGGCGTCGAAGGCCCGACCCTGGCCCGCCTGCTCGACAGCCTGGAAACCCAGGGCCTGGTCCGCCGTCAGGCGGTACTGGAAGATCGCCGGGCGAAAAAAATCCTCCTTTGCCCGCCGGCCAAGCCGTTGATCGACCAGATCGAAACCATCGCCAACGCCTTGCGCGCCGAACTGTTCGTCGGTGTCGACGAAGAGGAACTGCGCATTTGCATGCGCGTCCATGCGCGGATCCTGGCCAACCTGGAAAAGTCCTGA